A window of Methanolobus sediminis contains these coding sequences:
- the trxA gene encoding thioredoxin — protein sequence MDDIESIRQKRMQQLQESLEKKDYPSNPVTINDASFNELVSKYPLVLVDCWAPWCGPCRMLSPVLDELAVEMQGKVVFGKLNVDEEKMTAIKFGITSIPAMLIFKNGEFVDKLIGAVPKQTIIQKLQPYI from the coding sequence ATGGATGATATAGAATCTATCAGGCAGAAAAGAATGCAGCAACTGCAAGAGTCTCTGGAAAAGAAGGACTATCCTTCAAACCCTGTAACAATAAATGATGCTTCTTTTAACGAGTTAGTGTCAAAATATCCGCTTGTTCTTGTGGATTGCTGGGCACCCTGGTGTGGTCCATGCCGCATGCTTTCCCCGGTTCTTGACGAATTGGCTGTTGAAATGCAGGGAAAGGTCGTATTCGGGAAACTGAACGTGGACGAGGAAAAAATGACTGCCATAAAGTTTGGAATCACCAGCATTCCTGCAATGCTGATCTTCAAAAACGGGGAGTTTGTCGATAAACTTATAGGTGCTGTCCCTAAACAAACTATCATCCAGAAACTTCAGCCTTACATCTGA
- a CDS encoding DUF166 domain-containing protein, protein MTTIGVITRGKYGNRLIETILSKTDLEVVQTAVPELLPDFIDEPEEFLEGLNIDTSIFDSNIVITYSLHPDLTVAIAHMAGKAGVKALIIPGGASKAPVVELQEIAKKYGMVIEVEDICCTLEGKPETEEFCKYLSIPELEVDIDKGIISSVKVLCGAPCGSTWHMAKDLVGTKVEDAPAKAGLLIQQYPCRAVRGGPGGIHESGDIHKKAVEDAIKRKKEN, encoded by the coding sequence ATGACCACCATCGGAGTTATCACCAGAGGAAAATACGGAAACAGGCTCATTGAGACTATCCTCTCAAAAACTGACCTTGAAGTCGTTCAAACAGCAGTTCCGGAACTATTGCCTGATTTCATAGACGAGCCAGAGGAATTCCTGGAAGGACTCAACATAGATACTTCGATATTTGATTCCAATATCGTGATAACTTACTCCCTGCACCCCGACCTTACAGTTGCAATAGCACACATGGCAGGAAAAGCAGGTGTCAAAGCCCTGATAATTCCCGGAGGTGCTTCCAAGGCTCCTGTTGTGGAACTCCAGGAAATAGCAAAAAAATACGGAATGGTCATCGAAGTGGAAGACATTTGCTGCACCCTTGAAGGTAAACCTGAAACCGAAGAATTCTGTAAATACCTGTCAATACCCGAACTGGAAGTTGACATCGATAAAGGTATAATCAGTTCGGTCAAAGTATTATGCGGGGCACCGTGTGGAAGCACATGGCACATGGCAAAAGATCTTGTGGGAACAAAAGTGGAAGATGCACCTGCAAAAGCCGGACTCCTTATACAGCAATACCCATGCAGGGCTGTAAGAGGGGGACCGGGCGGCATCCACGAATCCGGCGACATTCACAAAAAAGCCGTGGAAGATGCCATCAAAAGAAAGAAGGAAAACTGA
- the tmk gene encoding dTMP kinase produces MKGKLITLEGIDGSGKSTITERLRSNPDFKDFVFTREPTTGWIGDAVNRAIHSDTDDLAELLLFTADHAEHISKLILPALESGQNVISDRYSGSRYAYQAVTLKGKFPEPMEWIQQIHRGWTVDPDLTVLFDIDPKISVERCGNRGEQTKFEKIDFLEEVRANYLKLAEAHPERFVIINTDRPVDEIEKDVLEAIFSLVGTR; encoded by the coding sequence ATGAAAGGTAAACTCATTACTCTGGAAGGTATCGACGGTTCCGGCAAGTCCACTATAACAGAGCGTCTGCGCTCAAATCCTGATTTTAAGGATTTTGTTTTCACAAGGGAGCCAACCACCGGCTGGATCGGTGATGCTGTAAACCGTGCCATTCATTCGGATACTGATGACCTTGCAGAGCTTTTGCTTTTCACCGCAGACCATGCGGAACACATTTCTAAACTAATCCTTCCTGCACTTGAAAGTGGCCAGAATGTTATCTCTGACAGGTATTCAGGAAGCAGGTATGCATATCAGGCCGTGACTCTTAAAGGCAAGTTCCCGGAACCAATGGAATGGATACAGCAAATACACCGCGGATGGACGGTTGACCCTGACCTTACAGTTCTTTTTGATATTGACCCGAAGATATCAGTGGAGAGGTGTGGCAACCGTGGTGAGCAGACCAAATTCGAGAAGATAGATTTCCTTGAGGAAGTGAGGGCAAATTATCTGAAACTTGCAGAAGCACATCCGGAGAGGTTTGTTATTATCAATACTGACAGGCCGGTCGATGAGATTGAGAAAGATGTTCTGGAAGCTATATTCTCTCTGGTTGGAACTAGATAG
- the polX gene encoding DNA polymerase/3'-5' exonuclease PolX, translated as MDNIRIAEKFNHMAQMLEFKGESQFKTRAYTNAARTIKGLDEELQVLHKEGSIEDIPGIGKILKSKIVEMFETGTFEAYERTMDEIPAGIIEIMNVPGIGPKTARLFYEKLGVQTVDELSRAAREHRIRRLPRMGEKQEDKILRSIARQKEDKDHGRHPYVLAKDIAREITDNLKQSSDIEKVAVAGSLRRKQDTVGDIDLIAISEEPEKAISCFTGMEKVEEILESGTTKAAIIYPGNFHVDLRIVSRDSYGSMLQHFTGSKEHNIHLRKLALSKGYSLNEYGMTDESTGKLTKFSSEDDLYKNLGLEYLSPELREDRGEVEASLRGKLPKLIERKDIKGDFHVHSNWSDGANTMEELAEAAILRGYEYIAITDHSHSTGVANGLSDKRLLEHIDAIDKLNEKYDEIRILSGTECDIKADGKLDYSNDLLEQLDIVVVAVHAGLDQDRKKMTKRIVSALENEHVDIMAHPTGRKFGKRPPYDMDMETVIQAAKDNEKVLEINSSPWRLDLNDINAKRAKEHGVMLAINTDTHTIDHLDNVEFGINMARRAWLEPDDVLNTMSLKQICSRLDIPKE; from the coding sequence ATGGACAACATCCGGATAGCTGAGAAGTTCAACCATATGGCACAAATGCTTGAATTCAAAGGCGAAAGCCAGTTCAAGACACGGGCCTACACAAATGCAGCACGCACGATCAAAGGACTTGACGAGGAACTTCAGGTACTTCATAAAGAAGGGAGCATAGAAGATATTCCCGGAATTGGAAAAATCCTCAAAAGCAAGATCGTGGAAATGTTTGAAACAGGAACTTTTGAAGCTTATGAGAGAACAATGGATGAAATCCCCGCAGGAATCATTGAAATAATGAATGTCCCCGGAATAGGCCCTAAAACTGCAAGACTGTTCTATGAGAAACTTGGTGTGCAGACCGTTGATGAGCTCAGCAGGGCTGCAAGGGAACACAGAATACGAAGACTTCCACGCATGGGAGAGAAGCAGGAAGACAAAATACTACGTTCCATTGCAAGACAAAAAGAAGATAAAGACCACGGGAGACATCCTTATGTGCTGGCAAAGGACATTGCCAGGGAAATTACAGATAACCTTAAACAAAGCAGTGATATTGAAAAAGTGGCAGTTGCCGGAAGCCTGCGAAGAAAACAGGATACCGTTGGTGACATTGACCTTATAGCAATCTCCGAAGAACCGGAGAAAGCAATCAGCTGTTTTACCGGAATGGAAAAAGTGGAAGAGATACTGGAATCAGGAACAACTAAAGCAGCCATTATCTATCCCGGAAATTTCCATGTTGACCTTCGGATTGTAAGCAGGGATTCCTATGGTTCCATGCTGCAACATTTTACAGGTTCAAAGGAACATAACATTCACCTTCGAAAGCTTGCACTCTCAAAAGGATACAGCCTGAATGAATATGGAATGACTGACGAGAGCACAGGTAAACTCACAAAATTCAGCAGTGAAGATGACTTGTATAAGAATCTTGGACTTGAATATCTGTCACCTGAACTCCGTGAGGACAGAGGTGAGGTCGAAGCCAGTCTTAGAGGAAAACTTCCAAAGCTAATCGAAAGAAAGGATATCAAAGGTGACTTCCATGTACACTCTAACTGGAGCGACGGCGCCAACACCATGGAAGAGCTTGCAGAGGCTGCTATTTTGAGAGGATATGAGTACATCGCAATCACCGACCATTCACACTCAACTGGTGTGGCCAACGGCCTGTCGGATAAGAGATTACTGGAACATATCGATGCCATTGACAAGCTCAACGAGAAGTATGATGAGATAAGGATCCTTTCCGGAACCGAGTGTGATATTAAGGCTGACGGCAAGCTGGATTATAGTAACGACCTGCTGGAGCAACTTGATATTGTGGTTGTTGCAGTCCATGCAGGGCTTGACCAGGACAGGAAGAAAATGACTAAAAGAATAGTCTCTGCCCTTGAGAACGAGCATGTTGACATCATGGCACATCCAACCGGAAGGAAATTCGGAAAACGGCCACCTTATGATATGGATATGGAAACTGTTATTCAGGCTGCAAAGGACAATGAAAAAGTGCTTGAGATCAACTCATCCCCCTGGAGACTTGACCTCAACGACATTAATGCAAAACGTGCAAAGGAACATGGAGTAATGCTCGCTATAAACACGGACACTCATACAATTGATCATCTGGATAACGTTGAATTTGGGATCAATATGGCCAGAAGAGCATGGCTTGAACCTGATGATGTCCTGAACACAATGAGCCTTAAACAAATTTGTTCCAGACTGGATATTCCTAAAGAATGA
- a CDS encoding heavy-metal-associated domain-containing protein, giving the protein MTTEVIKIEGMMCGHCQANVEKSIGAVAGVSDVKVDLAAKQATVTFDPGVASLDAIKSAVTDAGYTVVA; this is encoded by the coding sequence ATGACAACAGAAGTTATCAAAATTGAAGGCATGATGTGCGGACACTGCCAGGCAAATGTGGAAAAATCCATCGGAGCCGTAGCAGGTGTCAGCGATGTTAAAGTCGATCTTGCAGCAAAGCAGGCCACAGTAACCTTTGACCCTGGTGTTGCAAGTCTTGATGCTATCAAGTCAGCGGTTACAGATGCTGGTTACACCGTTGTAGCCTGA
- a CDS encoding HisA/HisF-related TIM barrel protein, whose amino-acid sequence MFRIIFVLDIFNQTIVHAQGGTRSEYKPIHFSSHICNTSDAKQIVETAKPAEVYIADLNLLERIGKREKNFDVIQAVSEYAKVMLDPGVTSVSETEDVMEIVQTVILGTETASLETIKEASSLYPGRISVSIDKKHGKILTNDPNMPDDPFKIVEILNDYDLADIIILDLDRVGTASGVDSQFLSKIVSISRHNVLLGGGVSNVEDIKTLENIGIKGALVATALHNGSIPLDMVRQ is encoded by the coding sequence ATGTTTCGTATCATCTTCGTTCTTGATATATTCAACCAGACAATAGTCCATGCACAGGGCGGTACTCGTAGTGAATACAAGCCCATTCACTTTTCAAGTCACATATGCAACACATCCGATGCAAAACAGATAGTAGAGACCGCAAAACCAGCAGAGGTCTACATCGCAGACCTCAACCTGCTTGAGAGGATCGGCAAGAGGGAAAAGAACTTCGATGTCATACAGGCAGTCTCAGAGTATGCAAAAGTAATGCTCGACCCCGGTGTGACCTCAGTCTCAGAAACAGAGGATGTAATGGAAATAGTACAGACCGTCATCCTCGGAACCGAGACTGCCTCACTTGAAACAATAAAAGAGGCAAGTTCCCTGTACCCCGGAAGGATCAGCGTCAGTATCGACAAAAAGCATGGCAAGATACTCACCAACGACCCGAATATGCCCGATGACCCATTTAAGATCGTGGAAATCCTCAACGACTACGACCTTGCAGATATCATAATCCTCGACCTTGACAGAGTAGGAACCGCAAGCGGCGTGGATTCACAATTCTTAAGTAAGATAGTTTCAATCTCAAGGCACAATGTGCTTCTGGGTGGCGGTGTAAGCAACGTGGAAGACATCAAGACCCTGGAAAATATCGGGATAAAGGGCGCACTTGTGGCAACAGCCCTGCATAACGGCTCAATACCACTGGACATGGTCAGGCAGTGA
- a CDS encoding restriction endonuclease → MAKWTVEHLLGTDPQDFEVLLSRLFSKMGYHTELTQYSRDKGIDLVIRIENFGLVHTWHVQAKRYSNPVGVKDVREYSSIRYRDHVDGVIIVTSSSFTKEAIEEAEQHNLKLIDGYLLVEMLNHYLPDECADSDFQSENNAQAKQEENNTGAILKRGEQVLANETVMVGNEKFTLTITNKNIFLKRISSGLFSKSSDIEERIELKDLLGLHCEPGKIVLVTGNKKLKLYSLSSRKLQVIEEILESMRPEYVRGEHLINSSRNGTNLTLLTNKRLVIMDNTGNAELDIPNKKIVGVELKGGFLKKEQLIVSEDSGNMKKHFLMVENPAEWKEMIEQCVRNV, encoded by the coding sequence ATGGCAAAATGGACTGTTGAACATCTGCTTGGAACTGACCCGCAGGACTTTGAGGTTCTGCTCTCCCGGTTATTTTCAAAGATGGGATACCACACGGAACTTACCCAGTACTCCAGAGACAAAGGAATTGACCTGGTTATAAGGATAGAAAATTTTGGATTGGTTCACACATGGCACGTTCAGGCAAAAAGATACTCCAACCCGGTTGGTGTAAAAGATGTCAGGGAATACAGTAGCATCAGGTATCGTGACCATGTTGATGGTGTCATAATTGTCACAAGTTCGTCCTTTACTAAGGAAGCCATTGAAGAAGCAGAGCAACATAACCTCAAGCTCATTGACGGTTACCTGCTTGTGGAGATGCTGAACCATTATCTTCCAGATGAGTGTGCAGATTCAGATTTTCAATCTGAAAACAATGCACAAGCAAAGCAGGAAGAAAATAATACCGGCGCAATTCTCAAAAGAGGAGAACAGGTTCTTGCAAATGAAACTGTAATGGTGGGAAACGAGAAATTCACGCTTACCATCACTAACAAAAACATATTTTTGAAAAGGATAAGCTCCGGTCTTTTCTCAAAAAGTTCAGACATCGAGGAACGTATCGAACTCAAAGACCTTTTAGGACTACACTGCGAACCCGGTAAAATTGTCCTGGTAACAGGTAACAAGAAACTTAAATTATACTCACTCAGTTCAAGAAAACTGCAGGTCATCGAAGAAATACTGGAAAGCATGCGTCCTGAATATGTCAGAGGAGAACACCTCATCAATTCATCCCGAAATGGAACAAATCTCACTTTACTCACAAATAAACGTCTTGTAATTATGGATAATACAGGAAATGCAGAGCTTGACATACCTAACAAAAAGATAGTTGGTGTGGAATTAAAAGGTGGATTCCTGAAAAAAGAGCAATTGATCGTTTCAGAGGATTCAGGAAACATGAAGAAACATTTTCTGATGGTTGAAAATCCTGCAGAATGGAAAGAAATGATAGAACAATGCGTGAGGAATGTCTGA
- a CDS encoding methanogenesis marker 14 protein, giving the protein MSHKPRIAESPSVRLLDLKDKSKSYFIVASVEVGNTTTKCILTATNLEDGKTRLVKKTVSMTRDVRPPKPGEEVFGKTLNGVELTRESVGELVKDTLLGAVKEANLDIKTDVHFVVRSTGVVAGFDSPDEVGEFIKALADGCLQAGVPPNRMTPPMAISNIPDRFQKYSKLEKVIFDGAVASVTPPVGATGVEIVANEMEGELATAGIKEGAKWVDVDFRNPCLSMDFGTTLDGRIISPDLPYAKTIGNFCGYAGAIPDTIIKGTGMVDSKKGTALDIFDGKSLDGIALKLKSKVINEYAEKILSYIIIEKVPKGRTRYGSVPVNSEAADAINVVLIGCDVGENGTDLDKLAQLGAEIYEKHNVKVLFAVIDEVMARVVQRLVKVAQDEGLVFEDSAIGITGRAGITGNKPKLVLKYLHELGINHNIEEHVVFVDDGLARGAAVMARCMNSLGTTFNPLGGHRGGKCILAQRIKLQNK; this is encoded by the coding sequence ATGTCACATAAACCAAGAATTGCAGAAAGCCCTTCAGTCCGTTTACTTGACTTAAAGGACAAATCAAAATCATATTTTATTGTAGCCTCGGTAGAAGTTGGTAACACTACCACTAAATGTATCCTTACCGCAACTAACCTTGAAGACGGAAAGACCAGACTTGTTAAGAAAACAGTTAGTATGACAAGGGATGTACGCCCTCCAAAACCCGGAGAAGAGGTTTTTGGAAAAACACTTAACGGTGTAGAGCTGACAAGGGAGTCTGTGGGCGAACTTGTAAAGGATACTCTTCTGGGTGCTGTGAAAGAGGCAAATCTTGACATAAAGACTGACGTTCATTTTGTAGTCCGTTCAACTGGTGTTGTAGCGGGTTTTGATTCACCTGATGAGGTTGGAGAATTCATCAAGGCATTGGCAGACGGGTGTCTTCAGGCAGGTGTTCCACCAAACAGAATGACACCTCCAATGGCCATCTCAAATATCCCTGATAGGTTCCAGAAATATTCCAAGCTTGAGAAGGTCATATTTGACGGTGCGGTGGCAAGTGTAACTCCTCCTGTCGGTGCGACAGGTGTTGAGATCGTTGCTAACGAGATGGAAGGTGAGCTTGCAACAGCCGGTATCAAGGAAGGTGCAAAGTGGGTGGATGTTGATTTCCGCAACCCCTGTCTGTCAATGGACTTTGGTACAACCCTTGACGGCAGGATAATCAGTCCGGATCTCCCCTATGCAAAGACAATAGGAAATTTCTGTGGTTATGCAGGTGCAATTCCTGATACCATCATTAAAGGAACAGGAATGGTTGATTCCAAAAAAGGTACTGCTCTTGACATTTTCGATGGCAAATCCCTTGATGGTATTGCACTGAAACTGAAAAGCAAGGTCATAAACGAGTATGCTGAGAAGATATTGAGTTACATTATCATTGAAAAAGTTCCAAAGGGACGTACAAGATATGGTAGTGTGCCTGTAAATTCTGAAGCTGCAGATGCTATTAATGTTGTTCTGATAGGGTGTGATGTCGGTGAGAATGGTACAGATCTTGATAAGCTTGCACAGCTTGGTGCTGAGATATACGAAAAGCACAATGTGAAAGTTCTGTTCGCTGTTATCGATGAAGTAATGGCGCGTGTTGTCCAGCGTCTTGTAAAGGTTGCACAGGATGAAGGTCTTGTCTTTGAGGACAGCGCGATAGGCATCACTGGAAGAGCAGGTATCACCGGAAACAAGCCAAAGCTGGTGCTAAAATATCTTCACGAGCTTGGAATAAATCACAATATAGAAGAACACGTGGTATTCGTAGACGATGGTCTTGCACGTGGTGCGGCTGTAATGGCAAGATGCATGAATTCCCTTGGAACGACCTTTAATCCTCTGGGTGGTCACAGGGGAGGAAAATGTATCCTTGCACAGCGTATTAAATTACAGAATAAGTAA
- a CDS encoding (5-formylfuran-3-yl)methyl phosphate synthase, with translation MKLLISPINPEEAIAAYEGGADIVDVKNPKEGSLGANFPWIISSVKESINAGKPISATIGDFNFKPGTASLAALGAAVAGADYIKVGLYDVQTEEQALEMLTNITKAVKNYDSSKKVVASGYSDYERINSINPHLLPAIGAKAGVDVVMVDTGIKDGRSTFEFMDEEELTKFTSAIRAVGLESALAGTLKFEDLPMLKRIQPDIIGVRGMVCGGDRTSCIKAELVEKLRNEM, from the coding sequence ATGAAATTACTCATCAGTCCGATCAACCCTGAAGAGGCAATTGCAGCATATGAAGGTGGTGCTGACATTGTTGACGTGAAGAATCCTAAAGAAGGTTCACTTGGTGCAAACTTCCCATGGATCATTAGCTCTGTAAAGGAGTCTATCAATGCCGGTAAACCTATCAGTGCAACGATCGGCGACTTTAATTTCAAGCCTGGTACTGCATCTCTCGCTGCTCTTGGTGCGGCAGTTGCCGGTGCAGATTATATCAAGGTCGGTTTGTATGATGTTCAGACCGAAGAACAGGCCCTTGAAATGCTTACTAACATCACCAAGGCAGTGAAAAACTACGACTCTTCAAAGAAGGTTGTCGCATCAGGTTACTCTGATTACGAGCGTATCAATTCAATCAACCCTCATCTCCTCCCTGCAATCGGTGCAAAGGCAGGTGTTGATGTTGTGATGGTCGATACAGGTATCAAGGACGGACGCTCAACCTTTGAGTTCATGGACGAGGAAGAGCTTACAAAGTTCACAAGTGCTATCCGCGCAGTCGGTCTTGAGTCCGCTCTTGCAGGAACCCTCAAGTTCGAGGACCTCCCAATGCTCAAACGCATCCAGCCTGACATCATCGGTGTTCGCGGCATGGTATGCGGCGGCGACAGGACTTCCTGCATCAAGGCAGAACTTGTCGAGAAACTTAGAAACGAGATGTAA